A genomic stretch from Helianthus annuus cultivar XRQ/B chromosome 1, HanXRQr2.0-SUNRISE, whole genome shotgun sequence includes:
- the LOC110939610 gene encoding dirigent protein 22, which translates to MTENFICLLLPLLVISQTFPAAGEPDPMKYPYRIEKLSHFRFYWHNIFSGPNPTVVNIVPPLEHKNKTTWLFGKVDMIDDPLTETPEAGSRLLGRAQGLYAMASQEEIGMLMAMDFVFSTGKYNGSTLTILGRNPALEKVREMPVIGGSGLFRFARGYVKASTYSYDIKTGDAVVEYNVYVLHF; encoded by the coding sequence ATGACCGAAAACTTCATTTGCCTACTTCTCCCACTCCTCGTCATCTCACAAACTTTTCCGGCCGCCGGAGAACCCGACCCGATGAAGTACCCGTACCGAATCGAAAAACTTAGCCACTTCCGGTTCTACTGGCACAACATCTTTAGTGGACCCAATCCGACGGTGGTGAACATTGTTCCACCACTGGAACACAAGAACAAAACAACATGGTTATTTGGCAAGGTTGACATGATTGATGACCCATTAACCGAGACACCAGAAGCGGGGTCAAGGTTATTGGGAAGGGCACAAGGGCTTTATGCAATGGCATCACAAGAGGAAATAGGGATGTTGATGGCAATGGATTTTGTGTTTTCGACCGGGAAGTATAACGGGAGTACGTTGACGATTTTGGGGCGGAATCCAGCGCTCGAGAAGGTGAGGGAGATGCCGGTGATAGGAGGAAGTGGGCTTTTCCGGTTTGCTAGAGGGTATGTTAAAGCAAGTACGTATAGTTATGATATTAAGACTGGGGATGCGGTTGTTGAGTATAATGTTTATGTTTTGCATTTTTGA